CTCGGCCTGTCAAATGATGCCATCGCCTGTGATATCCACATTCGTGCCAAGAAGAAAAACGTCCTTTCGGGCCGGCAGACATGTGCAACAAAGCGGCCTCTCTGCAACGCAAGGCTTCCCGACGGAAGATACAGTCACTCAACAAACAACAGGATGCAGGAGGGGCTTGACCATGCGTATGTCATCTCGCGCGAAAAGCGGCTTAGTCGGATAATAATATATGTGTTATCATAACCCTCTTCATGGTCTGTAAACGCGATTTCAGGGGTTATGGGGAGAAGCCGCCCAAGTTCAAGTGGCCTGGGGGAAAGTCTCTCGCTCTTTCGATTGTTTTCAATTTTGAGGAAGGCGCAGAGCATTCAATGGAGGAAGACGGCGTCGTCGAGACGATAGGTGAATTCGGTCCCGTAAATATTCAGACGAGAGACATGGGCATGGAGAGTGTTTACGAGTACGGTCAGAGGGTGGGAATATGGAGAATACTGAACTTCCTGCGGGACCAGGAGGTGAAGGCCACATTCTTTGCTGCAGCACGCGCGCTGGAAGTCAACCCTGAAGCCGCAAGGAGGATAATGGCTGACGGCCATGAAATATGCGACCACGGGCTGAGGTGGAACGAACTTTACGGAATGAGCTACGAGCAGGAAACCAGGGAAATCGGGCAATCCGTAGCCTTGATAGAGAATATCACCGGAAAAAAACCCGTCGGCTTCTATGCAAGGGAACCGAGCAGCAATACGCTTGAAATACTCTCCCATTTCAAAAATTTCATCTATGATTCGGACTCGTACAGCGACGATATACCGTACTATTGCCGCGAAACAGGCATGCTGGTATTGCCATACACGCCTGACGCCAACGATTTTCACTTTCTCAGTCCAATGCACCGCTTTTCGACTAGCCATGAATTCGGTCAGTACCTCAGGGATACGTTTGACGTGCTTTACGAGGAATCCGCCCGGCAATCGAAAATGATGACTGCCGCATTTCATGTGAGAGTGACGGGCAGGCCGGGCAGATTTGTCGCTTTGAGGGAGTTCCTCAAGTACGTCAAGCGGAACGATCGGACATGGATTGCTACCCGGGAGGAAATAGCCAGGTTCTGGCTTTCGGAGTTTCCACGGTGAGCAGGACACAGCTCGATCTACGCTGAAAGCTGAAAATGAAAGAGAAACCAGCATCCTCAAACGAATGAATTCACGGGATGCCTTGTGGCATCAGGAAGCGACCTCTCTGCCGCAGGCGGTTTGCAATTCGACGACCGGATCCTCATTCCGCTCCTGGAAGACAGGGCCCGATTTCCATGCGCGTTAATTCCGGCATGCACATCCTACTGTCTTCAGTGCCCCGCGGAGGATGTTTTTCAATGCGCTGACATCATGTCGTTCATATGTCCGCATGGACGCTGATAACCCCTGTCTCTGAGTGCGAGCAATACATCGGCTCTTCTGCCGCACATCAGGCATTGCTGCGCGGTGCCGGCTGTTTCCACTTTGACGTACATCCACATGCCGTTGTTGCGTGGATGAATGACATTTGCTGTCACGAGGCGGACCGCGTATCTGCCATTGTATCATCCGGTGGCATGAAGTGGTTTGCATGCGGCGGGCAACTTCATCTCGGGTACACCGTCTTCCGCAAATTTTACATGATCCTGTCTGGTTCATAACCTGAATAAGGACGCGCGTCCATGTACCTGTTCCCGCTGATTACCGCCCATGTATAGAATGCGATGGAGACGACGGTGAATACGACAAGGTCGTAAGGAAATGGTATCATGTTGTTTCCGTGAAAATCCGAACTTCCCGTTGCCGAAATAACCATGACTGCTATGAAATAGACGAACAGCCACAAACCTCCTTTCAGTTCAGAGCTGTCTATCTTCACCATCCTAGCGTGATAGAAGAAGAGCAACAGACCCACCATTACCGACGGAATGGCTATTTGCACTATGTTCCAGCCTGTCCAGTATATCAGCAGGCCGCCGATTACGAAACCGACAGGACACAGGACGCTGGCAAGCGGGAGCCTGTAAGGCTCACTGCTGGCCCTGATATGTTTTCTGAAAACCATGAGGGAGACTCCTGCCGGACCGTAGGATACCAGCGATGCGTCAACGAAAACAAGAGCTATGCTGATAAACACGGGTATCATGAAAGTGTATATCGCGCTGACAATGAGGACAACAATCACTGCAACGTAAGGTATTCCCCGTCTGCTCAGCTTGCCAAAAATCGGTGGAAGATATCTGTTCTCCGCGAGTGCGGCCATCACCCTAGCTGCGCCGCCGCTGTATATCAGCGACGAAGAGGCGGATGAGTGGATAGACGTTATGAATATGAAATAAGCCATGAGCACCAGCCCCGCCTCGAATCCGAGCGCAGGCAATGGAAAGGTCAGAGTACTCAGACCCTGCCAGTTACCTGGGTGCAGGCCGAAATAATGCCAGTTGATAGAGCCGACGAAAGCAACGGACAGCGATTCATAAATGAGAAACGAGATGAAAATCGAGAGTGCGATTGCTATAGGAATGTCCCGTTTATGGTTCTTCAGTTCCTCTGCATAATCGATCGGCTGCCTAAATCCCGCATAAGCATAGACCGTGGTTGCCACCGCTAGCAGTATGCCCGCGGAGTGGTAGGGGTTGAATCCTCCCGGGAAAATCGTGAAATTCGAAGGATGAAAGTAAAACGCCAGGAAAAAGACACCTATGAACGCGAGTGAGAACAGCTTGAGCCATGTCAGGAACGAATTTGACTGATTCAGGTATGCTATGCCGAAATAGTTTCCTATGAAGAAAAGAAAAACTATGAACAGTGTCAGAAGCTCACCTTCAAAGGTCATTGTGCCTATCTTGAAATTAAAGAGCGGGCGGTAAAAATAACTCAAATATTCGACTATTGCGACCGTTTCCGAAACCGGTGCAAGTATGTAGCCCAGAAAGGCTCCCCACCCGTTGAGTATTCCCGCCAGAGAACCGTTGGAGATGTGTGGATAGGATGCAACGCCCCCTGTCCTTGGCATGAGTGTCCCAAGTTCGGCGTAAATGAGACCGATCACAAGCATCATCAGTCCGCCGATGATCCATGCAACTGTACCTGCTGGCCCTGCATCCGCCAGAACCGTCACCGGAATGAACAGTATTGCGGAACCCAGAATTGCGCTTGTTGCGAGAAAGACCACGCCGAAGAGACCCACTTCTTTTTTGTATTTGCCAGCCCTGATATCTTCTGCTGCGATATTATTGCCCCCCAGTTGTTACGCAAGTGGAATGCGCCCATGATAAACCTTGTCATATATATCATTTGTTGACTTCTTCCCGATCACCCATCACCCCCATCCACGTGTGCGCCGGAATATATTCTACAGTATCACAGCTCCGTCACGGGAAGCGATGCACACTATATCTGCGGCCGCGACATCCTGTATTCAAACACTGATGCTGCGCCCGCACCGGAAGTGTGTCCCTCAGAAATGCGGCGGGACGTACGGCGTACCATTATTCCACAGTCCCGTCGCGAGGAATCCCTCGATTTCTCCAAGAATCCTTTTCCTGAGACGTTCTGGCACCAGCAATAGAATCCCGCCACCTTTTCCGTCATTTCTAATGAGAGCATTCCTCAGGCGCTCTTCAGGCTGAATGAGGTACCCTCCCATCCCCCTCGATTTATATGTATCCTGGAGAAGATAGAATCTTCTGCTTTGGGAGGCAGTAGTGCTTCGAATAATGCCACCGGCGATGAGGAAATGGCCGACATTCCATTCATCCCTGCTCCTGCATTTCCCGCTTTTCAGAAAATCCATGATATCAATTATTGAACCCATGTTGCGGTTTGAACAAAGCATATTCATCTGCAGATTGAATATGACATGCATGCTGTCTGCAGGAAAATGCTTCCACAGCATATCAGTAAGGAGTGCGAAGTTGTGTCTCGAAAACTGTGTCTTCTGTCCGGTTCTGGAGGGTATCGGAATAACGGCAAACCTTCTGCCCAGTGTGGCTTCAGTTGCGGCCACGAGTCCTTCCACGCTTGTGCCCAGCTCGTCTGCCTGTCCAGAAACGCTTAACGGAACACTGTAGTATTTCTGGCGTATCTGTTCATCCATTCTGTTTTCATCCTTTCCGCTGAACCTGACGCTTATATTGTGTTCTTCCTCTGAAATCACTGTTCCGGACACCAGTGCGAGGCTGTCCTCTGTAATCTTGCTGTCACCGAGTCCCAGTGATCTCAGGATTTTCAGTAGCGAATACGGGCCGCAGGTCTCACTCTTCTGATCACGGAGTTCGTTGAAGATGCGGTGAAGTCGATCGAGTGTTTTCACCGGCCTGAATTCCAACTTCAGTGATTCTGTATCGTCCGCTTCAGATGAGTTCAAGAAATTTTTCAACCTCCCATTCATCCACGTTTCTGCGATAAGTATCCCATTCGGATTTCCTGACCTTCAGGTATTCTTCAAAGAAGGTGTTACCCATGGCATTTCGCAGAACATTGTCTGCCTCTGCGAAATGTATGCTTTCAATTAGTGATGTCGGCAGCGTCTTCACCCCCCGTTTCTGAAGTTCGGCCGCATCGATTGATGAAGGATCGAAGGTCATCGGCTCTCCGGGATCCAGTTTTTCTTCTATGCCATGAATCCCGGCCGCGAGGACCGCGCCAAGGGCGATGTATGGGTTGGCAGAGCAGTCAGGCAACCTGAATTCTATCCTCTTTGCAGATATTGAACCCGACGGTATCGACGGAATCCTTATCGCAGCTCCCCTGTGATCGTATCCATAGGAGATGTGTGCAGGTGCCCAGCTTCCAGGAACAAGCCGTTTGTATGAGTTGGTAAGCGGATTCACGAATGCACACAGTGCATTCATGTGCTCCATCAGTCCGCCTGTGAAATTATAGGCGGTTTCGCTCAATCCGAGACCTCTTCTGTCACTTTCATCATGAAATGCACTGCCGGATGTTTCTGCAAAGGAAAGGGAGATGTGCATGTGCATGCCGCTTCCCGCAGATAAGGTGTCCACCTTCGGCATGAAAGATGCAATCATGGATCTCGATGAGCCCATGGACTTGATTACGCTTTTCAATGCAATCATGTTATCGGAGGCGCGGAGCGCATTGGTATGCTTTGTCGTAATTTCGACCTGCGAGCTGCCGTACTCCTTCTTGAAATGTTCCACCTCAATGCCCATGTTCCCGAGTGCGTTGCCCACATCAAGCAAAAAACCGTTCAACGTATCCAAGCTATGGCTTGACATGAGACTACCTTTGATGATTGGCGTCCTGTCCAGTCCGTAGAGATAGAATTCCGGCTCGAAGGAACAGAACGGTTTCAATCCCATTTTCTCCAGCCTTGAGATCATTCTGCGCAGAAAGAATCTCGGATCGGTCTCTGATGGTGAAAGATCGGCGGGTTCGCACAGCTCTGCCTGCATTCTTCCCATGCCTGGGACATGCGGAAGCGCGGAATAAGTACTCAAATCCGGGATAAGCTTGAATTCGGAAGACTGGGC
The genomic region above belongs to Candidatus Sysuiplasma jiujiangense and contains:
- a CDS encoding polysaccharide deacetylase family protein produces the protein MVCKRDFRGYGEKPPKFKWPGGKSLALSIVFNFEEGAEHSMEEDGVVETIGEFGPVNIQTRDMGMESVYEYGQRVGIWRILNFLRDQEVKATFFAAARALEVNPEAARRIMADGHEICDHGLRWNELYGMSYEQETREIGQSVALIENITGKKPVGFYAREPSSNTLEILSHFKNFIYDSDSYSDDIPYYCRETGMLVLPYTPDANDFHFLSPMHRFSTSHEFGQYLRDTFDVLYEESARQSKMMTAAFHVRVTGRPGRFVALREFLKYVKRNDRTWIATREEIARFWLSEFPR
- a CDS encoding glutamine synthetase family protein, with product MYNDTVTKLMERIEKDGVRIVKIDWMGFDLVLRSMGTSVKFLDKAIMEGIGVTKAQQSFNVLDRLAPDGLYGAQSSEFKLIPDLSTYSALPHVPGMGRMQAELCEPADLSPSETDPRFFLRRMISRLEKMGLKPFCSFEPEFYLYGLDRTPIIKGSLMSSHSLDTLNGFLLDVGNALGNMGIEVEHFKKEYGSSQVEITTKHTNALRASDNMIALKSVIKSMGSSRSMIASFMPKVDTLSAGSGMHMHISLSFAETSGSAFHDESDRRGLGLSETAYNFTGGLMEHMNALCAFVNPLTNSYKRLVPGSWAPAHISYGYDHRGAAIRIPSIPSGSISAKRIEFRLPDCSANPYIALGAVLAAGIHGIEEKLDPGEPMTFDPSSIDAAELQKRGVKTLPTSLIESIHFAEADNVLRNAMGNTFFEEYLKVRKSEWDTYRRNVDEWEVEKFLELI
- a CDS encoding APC family permease, giving the protein MGLFGVVFLATSAILGSAILFIPVTVLADAGPAGTVAWIIGGLMMLVIGLIYAELGTLMPRTGGVASYPHISNGSLAGILNGWGAFLGYILAPVSETVAIVEYLSYFYRPLFNFKIGTMTFEGELLTLFIVFLFFIGNYFGIAYLNQSNSFLTWLKLFSLAFIGVFFLAFYFHPSNFTIFPGGFNPYHSAGILLAVATTVYAYAGFRQPIDYAEELKNHKRDIPIAIALSIFISFLIYESLSVAFVGSINWHYFGLHPGNWQGLSTLTFPLPALGFEAGLVLMAYFIFITSIHSSASSSLIYSGGAARVMAALAENRYLPPIFGKLSRRGIPYVAVIVVLIVSAIYTFMIPVFISIALVFVDASLVSYGPAGVSLMVFRKHIRASSEPYRLPLASVLCPVGFVIGGLLIYWTGWNIVQIAIPSVMVGLLLFFYHARMVKIDSSELKGGLWLFVYFIAVMVISATGSSDFHGNNMIPFPYDLVVFTVVSIAFYTWAVISGNRYMDARPYSGYEPDRIM